In one Pseudoclavibacter sp. Marseille-Q3772 genomic region, the following are encoded:
- a CDS encoding amino-acid N-acetyltransferase gives MNGLTTRRARTSDVVAIHALIAPYVEQNIILRKDLVVLYEAVQEFVVVEDERGEILGCGALHVLWRDLGEIRTVATSADARGRGIGGCIVRGLMAQARELGLERLFCLTFETDFFAKFGFAAVDEHVVDEPTYRQMLHSPDAGMAEFLDLPWVKPNTLGNTRMLMQL, from the coding sequence ATGAACGGCCTTACTACCCGCCGCGCTCGCACCTCCGATGTGGTGGCGATTCACGCGCTCATTGCTCCCTATGTCGAGCAGAACATCATCCTGCGCAAGGACCTCGTGGTGCTGTACGAGGCGGTTCAGGAGTTTGTGGTTGTTGAGGATGAGCGCGGTGAGATCCTCGGCTGCGGTGCGTTGCACGTGTTGTGGCGCGACTTGGGCGAGATCCGTACGGTTGCGACCAGTGCGGATGCGCGCGGTCGCGGTATCGGCGGATGCATCGTGCGTGGGTTGATGGCGCAGGCGCGTGAGTTGGGGCTCGAGCGCTTGTTCTGCCTGACGTTTGAGACGGACTTTTTCGCGAAGTTCGGTTTCGCTGCCGTTGATGAACACGTGGTGGATGAGCCCACATACCGGCAGATGTTGCATTCTCCGGATGCGGGTATGGCCGAGTTCTTGGACCTGCCGTGGGTGAAACCGAACACACTCGGAAACACTCGCATGCTGATGCAACTATAG
- a CDS encoding Ppx/GppA phosphatase family protein, with product MRLGVLDVGSNTVHLLVVDAHPGARPVHFSSIKSTLRLMQYLEPNGAISDAGCERIMETLRNAKKHIEKSNIDELLPMATSALREAKNGEKLLKRIRKEVGINLQVMSGPDEARVTFLAVRRWFGWAAGRIMLVDIGGGSLELAIGSDELPEHAMSLPLGAGRMTRMFLKSDPPSDKELDSLRAHIREHLPSAQREFGKLDRADQFVGSSKTIRSLARLAGSVTDGVGPDDLISLTRWRLDDWLPRMAKIPADARRALPGITQDRSFQIVAGGYVLSEVMHAFDIERLNVSPWAMREGVLLDYLDRLPQGIGNGR from the coding sequence ATGCGTTTGGGCGTCCTCGATGTTGGTTCTAATACCGTTCACCTGCTCGTTGTGGACGCACATCCCGGTGCGAGACCGGTGCACTTCTCCTCTATTAAGTCGACGCTGCGGCTCATGCAATACCTCGAGCCGAACGGCGCGATCTCCGATGCCGGTTGCGAACGAATCATGGAGACGCTGCGCAACGCGAAGAAGCACATCGAGAAGTCAAATATTGATGAACTGCTGCCGATGGCAACCAGCGCGCTGCGTGAAGCGAAGAACGGTGAGAAGCTGCTCAAACGTATTCGCAAAGAAGTCGGCATCAACCTGCAGGTGATGTCGGGGCCGGATGAGGCGCGAGTCACCTTCCTTGCGGTACGTCGCTGGTTCGGATGGGCAGCGGGGCGCATCATGCTCGTCGACATCGGCGGCGGCTCGCTCGAACTCGCGATCGGTAGCGATGAGCTCCCCGAACACGCAATGTCCCTCCCCCTGGGAGCCGGGCGCATGACCAGAATGTTTTTAAAGTCAGACCCGCCGAGCGATAAGGAACTCGACTCGCTACGGGCCCACATCCGCGAACACCTCCCCTCAGCGCAGCGTGAGTTCGGCAAACTCGATCGAGCCGACCAGTTCGTCGGCTCCTCGAAAACCATTCGCTCGCTTGCGCGCCTTGCCGGATCGGTGACCGATGGGGTTGGGCCGGATGACCTGATTAGTCTCACCCGCTGGCGCCTGGATGATTGGCTGCCGCGGATGGCGAAGATTCCGGCCGATGCTCGCCGCGCCCTGCCCGGCATCACTCAGGACCGTTCATTTCAGATTGTCGCCGGTGGGTATGTGCTCTCCGAGGTGATGCACGCCTTCGATATCGAGCGGCTCAACGTCTCACCGTGGGCGATGCGCGAAGGTGTGCTGCTTGACTACCTTGACCGACTGCCGCAGGGAATCGGTAACGGCCGCTAG
- a CDS encoding helix-turn-helix domain-containing protein has product MQESIRDEILIPPNLAPAERRLRNLVTAIVDMFATAPEGMSRANALRYLIARTRTTLGADAVFLLRREHGVERVVASDGIYTHEFRTLHSDREGGIFGRGMNPDVPMQTRNYLLDPYFTHTDTTDQGVQSEGLRAMLGVALLEDEDVFGTLYVANRSDAPFPAEDVFALNTLATLAARWLQNVARAERLARRLTTIRTDLLENQRSLEVRERIALVHSALVQALADEDSLATLREQLSAALGRELQAIDLSVQLDLRDSAATISDGERALVALSAKSSEPMYANRGDGTGVVVMAATSQGETVGAIIAAQDPQLDARGRALEAQLLVECGNILGALLRSQRRARGDTKRRAQDMLAELLSPPPGGLGAISRARLAEFGIRDGEPYRILIVDGSESSVAAFEHRLEVDFGGSLLRGFVGERMVAVMPERAFRHLETAMTATGARRHGNLLVGHSPKMHPIAIIPEEYELLLRVVQAARASNYPQVMVSLDSFGAVGAFLSQVTIEPTKRAITQHLGPLLEYDREHGTELVATAAVYLDAGHSVAGAARQLHVHENTVRQRLDRIASIMGTGWHRGQRGLDTHLMLTAHRLIGASS; this is encoded by the coding sequence ATGCAAGAGTCGATCCGCGACGAGATCCTCATCCCGCCGAACCTCGCCCCCGCCGAACGACGATTGCGCAATCTCGTTACCGCGATCGTCGATATGTTCGCCACCGCACCGGAAGGTATGTCGCGGGCAAACGCGCTGCGCTATCTCATCGCCCGCACTCGCACCACGCTCGGGGCGGATGCGGTGTTCCTGCTTCGCCGGGAACATGGCGTTGAGCGAGTGGTCGCCAGTGACGGCATCTACACACACGAGTTCCGTACGCTCCACAGCGACCGCGAGGGCGGCATTTTTGGACGAGGGATGAACCCAGATGTGCCGATGCAGACCCGCAACTATCTGCTCGACCCGTATTTCACGCACACCGACACAACCGATCAAGGTGTTCAATCCGAGGGGTTACGGGCAATGCTCGGCGTTGCGCTGCTTGAGGATGAGGATGTGTTCGGCACCCTGTACGTCGCGAACCGCAGCGACGCACCGTTCCCGGCAGAAGATGTGTTCGCGCTCAATACGCTGGCAACACTCGCCGCTCGCTGGTTGCAAAACGTCGCCCGCGCAGAGCGACTCGCCCGCCGACTCACCACCATCCGTACCGACCTTCTCGAAAACCAACGCTCACTCGAAGTTCGAGAGCGGATCGCCCTGGTCCATAGCGCGTTAGTTCAAGCGCTCGCGGACGAGGACAGCCTCGCCACCCTCCGCGAGCAGCTATCGGCAGCGCTCGGTCGTGAGCTGCAAGCGATTGATCTCAGCGTCCAACTCGACCTACGTGACTCCGCGGCAACAATCAGCGATGGCGAGCGCGCGCTCGTTGCGCTTTCGGCAAAGTCGAGCGAACCGATGTACGCCAATCGAGGTGACGGTACGGGCGTGGTTGTGATGGCGGCAACGAGTCAAGGCGAGACGGTCGGCGCCATTATCGCCGCGCAAGACCCGCAGCTGGATGCGCGCGGGCGCGCACTCGAGGCACAGTTGCTCGTCGAGTGCGGCAATATCCTTGGTGCGCTGCTCCGCTCACAGCGTCGCGCTCGCGGCGATACGAAACGCCGTGCGCAGGACATGCTCGCCGAGCTGCTGTCGCCGCCGCCGGGAGGACTCGGTGCAATCTCGCGCGCACGGTTGGCCGAGTTTGGTATCCGCGATGGTGAGCCGTACCGCATCCTGATCGTCGACGGTAGCGAGTCATCGGTGGCTGCGTTCGAGCATCGGCTCGAGGTTGATTTCGGTGGGTCGCTACTTCGCGGCTTTGTTGGTGAACGGATGGTGGCGGTTATGCCCGAGCGCGCGTTTCGTCATCTCGAAACGGCAATGACTGCCACGGGTGCGCGCCGACACGGGAACCTGCTGGTCGGGCATTCCCCGAAGATGCATCCGATCGCGATCATTCCGGAAGAGTACGAGCTGCTATTGCGCGTGGTACAGGCCGCTCGCGCATCAAACTACCCGCAGGTCATGGTGTCGTTGGATTCGTTCGGTGCGGTCGGTGCCTTTCTCTCGCAGGTCACGATTGAGCCGACGAAGCGGGCGATCACGCAACACCTCGGTCCGCTATTGGAATATGACCGCGAGCACGGCACGGAGCTAGTTGCCACAGCCGCGGTGTATCTGGATGCGGGACATTCGGTTGCCGGTGCTGCGCGCCAATTACATGTGCATGAGAACACGGTTCGACAGCGCCTGGATCGCATTGCATCAATCATGGGGACAGGCTGGCACCGCGGACAGCGAGGTTTAGATACCCATTTGATGTTGACGGCACACAGACTGATCGGTGCGTCTAGCTAG
- a CDS encoding alcohol dehydrogenase catalytic domain-containing protein, with protein MTTATRTIRGAVLNEIGADAPFATSRPITIDTIELTAPGPNELLVRVEAASICHSDLSVVNGSRPRPVPMLLGHEAAGIVEEVGEGVTDIEVGQRVVLTFLPRCGECRECKTDGKLPCSRGSATNEAGTLLEGTEHLTRNGGEEVKHHLGCSGFADYAVVDRRSIVPVGDDVPPTIAAVLGCAVLTGGGAVLNAAKPTADDTIAIVGLGGVGMAALLTAIAQSPREVIAVDMNEDKLKLAREWGATQTYTSVEAEEQGITADFVIEAVGHPRAFETAFKMIGFGGTMVTVGLPAPGAMSEVEPVKITGRAETIIGSYLGSAVPSRDIPKFEQLWREGKLPLENLISNEISLDDINEGMDALASGSVLRQVMLFDKSAN; from the coding sequence ATGACTACTGCTACCCGCACCATCCGCGGCGCCGTGCTGAACGAAATCGGCGCCGACGCACCATTTGCAACCTCGCGCCCGATCACCATCGACACGATCGAGCTGACCGCTCCCGGCCCCAACGAACTGCTCGTTCGCGTAGAGGCCGCCAGCATCTGCCACAGTGACCTGTCGGTAGTGAACGGCTCGCGCCCACGCCCGGTGCCAATGCTGCTCGGCCACGAAGCCGCCGGCATCGTTGAAGAAGTCGGCGAAGGCGTCACCGACATTGAGGTTGGCCAGCGCGTTGTGCTTACCTTCCTGCCGCGCTGCGGCGAATGCCGCGAGTGCAAGACCGACGGTAAGCTGCCCTGCTCGCGCGGTTCGGCAACCAACGAAGCCGGAACGCTGCTTGAAGGTACCGAGCACCTGACCCGTAACGGCGGCGAAGAGGTCAAGCACCACCTCGGCTGCTCCGGTTTCGCCGACTACGCCGTCGTCGACCGCCGCTCCATCGTGCCCGTCGGTGACGATGTGCCGCCGACCATCGCGGCCGTGCTCGGCTGCGCGGTGCTCACCGGTGGTGGTGCGGTACTCAACGCTGCGAAGCCTACCGCTGACGACACCATCGCTATCGTCGGGCTCGGCGGCGTCGGAATGGCAGCACTGCTGACCGCGATCGCGCAGAGCCCGCGCGAAGTCATCGCCGTCGACATGAACGAAGACAAGCTCAAGCTCGCTCGCGAATGGGGTGCAACCCAAACCTACACCTCGGTTGAAGCCGAAGAGCAGGGCATCACCGCCGACTTCGTGATCGAGGCGGTCGGTCACCCGCGCGCATTCGAAACCGCGTTCAAGATGATCGGCTTCGGCGGCACCATGGTCACCGTTGGCCTGCCCGCGCCGGGCGCCATGAGCGAGGTCGAGCCGGTGAAGATCACCGGACGCGCCGAAACCATCATCGGCTCCTACCTCGGTTCCGCCGTGCCCAGCCGCGACATCCCCAAGTTTGAACAGCTGTGGCGCGAGGGCAAACTGCCGCTCGAAAACCTCATCAGCAACGAAATCTCGCTCGACGACATCAACGAGGGCATGGATGCGCTGGCCTCCGGCAGCGTGCTCCGTCAGGTCATGCTCTTCGACAAGTCGGCGAACTAA
- a CDS encoding NAD(P)/FAD-dependent oxidoreductase, translating to MTKHYRVAVLGAGLGGLGMGASLVRAGIEDFIIFEKGDGVGGVWRTNTYPGVACDTQSHAYCYSYFLHLRASSMYAPGSDMHSYNVQLKDAFGLEKHIKYNAEVVAAKWNEANANWEITLRDGEQVTADFFVPAWGQLNAPKTPSWPGQEKFKGIQFHSAEWDHSVDLTGKKVISIGSAASAVQYLPEIAKVVGHLDVFQRSANYILPRDEIVFTEEQLDAFEEHPETYEESRREIYEAREAGFDRTRTGTDSNAEGAQEAVNYMKSVISDPVLQEKLTPTFEFGCKRILRTSAYYPTFLRDNVTLVTEGISHFTENGIVTTDGVEHEADVIIYGTGFYSQNFQGDLEIVGRDGVTLADRWGEEDAEAFVGVTVDGFPNMFLVYGPNTNLNHNSNVAMFEIQHDYIIDALKKLDGIENVAAEVRPERLRSFNEQVQEEMKGSSFSSECSSWYKNSKGKVINNWSGNVEEYRDWAGEFKPADYTITSAGEPVTVA from the coding sequence ATGACCAAGCACTACCGTGTAGCAGTCCTCGGCGCTGGCCTCGGCGGCCTCGGCATGGGCGCATCGCTCGTACGCGCTGGCATCGAAGACTTCATCATTTTTGAGAAGGGCGACGGCGTTGGCGGCGTATGGCGCACCAACACCTACCCGGGCGTAGCCTGCGACACGCAGTCCCACGCCTACTGCTACAGCTACTTCCTGCACCTGCGCGCATCCTCGATGTACGCACCGGGATCGGACATGCACAGCTACAACGTGCAGCTCAAGGATGCATTCGGTCTCGAAAAGCACATCAAGTACAACGCTGAGGTCGTCGCCGCAAAGTGGAACGAAGCAAACGCGAACTGGGAGATCACGCTGCGCGACGGCGAGCAGGTCACCGCTGACTTCTTCGTACCGGCATGGGGCCAGCTAAACGCACCGAAGACCCCGAGCTGGCCGGGCCAGGAGAAGTTCAAGGGTATTCAGTTCCACTCGGCTGAGTGGGACCACAGCGTTGACCTCACCGGCAAGAAGGTCATCTCGATCGGTTCGGCCGCCTCGGCCGTGCAGTACCTGCCGGAGATTGCCAAGGTTGTTGGCCACCTCGACGTGTTCCAGCGCTCGGCAAACTACATCCTGCCGCGCGACGAAATTGTATTCACCGAAGAGCAGCTCGACGCCTTCGAAGAGCACCCCGAGACCTACGAAGAGTCGCGTCGTGAGATCTACGAGGCTCGTGAAGCTGGCTTCGACCGCACCCGCACCGGTACCGACAGCAACGCTGAAGGTGCGCAGGAGGCCGTGAACTACATGAAGTCGGTCATCAGCGACCCGGTTCTGCAGGAGAAGCTCACCCCAACCTTCGAGTTCGGTTGCAAGCGCATCCTGCGCACCTCGGCCTACTACCCCACCTTCCTGCGTGACAACGTCACGCTGGTAACTGAGGGCATCAGCCACTTCACCGAGAACGGCATCGTCACCACCGACGGTGTTGAGCACGAAGCCGATGTCATCATCTACGGCACCGGCTTCTACTCGCAGAACTTCCAGGGCGACCTGGAGATCGTCGGACGCGACGGCGTCACCCTCGCCGACCGCTGGGGCGAAGAAGATGCCGAAGCATTCGTTGGCGTGACCGTTGACGGCTTCCCGAACATGTTCCTGGTCTACGGCCCGAACACGAACCTGAACCACAACTCGAACGTGGCCATGTTCGAGATCCAGCACGACTACATCATTGACGCGCTCAAGAAGCTCGACGGCATCGAGAACGTGGCTGCGGAAGTACGCCCGGAGCGTCTGCGCTCGTTCAACGAGCAGGTGCAGGAAGAGATGAAGGGCTCGTCCTTCTCGAGCGAGTGCTCGAGCTGGTACAAGAACTCGAAGGGCAAGGTCATCAACAACTGGTCGGGCAACGTTGAGGAATACCGCGACTGGGCCGGCGAGTTCAAGCCCGCCGACTACACCATCACTTCAGCTGGAGAGCCGGTGACCGTAGCGTGA
- a CDS encoding alpha/beta hydrolase, translating to MSNLIPLEQVAEDQRAVVAAYREAGGKSFQDFPIEVSRDNYEKSSAANGLERDEVASVEDVKIDEFQVRVYDPREQRDASSPVLVFAHGGGWVTGSLETHDPVCRRLATLTGLPVVAIDYRLGPEFPFPAGHMDCRRAVEWVRDEAQARSWNPQRIVTIGDSAGGGLATVLAYLPEMQVEGTKVTAQVLLYPVLDIAEESVGYERIAEGFPLTADTMRWFAEHLLADPADARDERVSPAQHVKVGDAPQPPALVLALGLDPLGVEAVEYARVIALNGTHVELLHLPNHAHGLFTSAGKIAMGAKMLERSAQFIAEHA from the coding sequence GTGAGCAACCTCATTCCGCTCGAACAGGTAGCCGAAGACCAGCGCGCAGTCGTCGCTGCGTACCGTGAGGCCGGAGGCAAGTCTTTCCAGGACTTCCCCATCGAGGTTTCTCGTGACAACTACGAGAAGTCGTCGGCGGCAAACGGGCTTGAGCGCGATGAGGTCGCCTCGGTTGAGGACGTCAAGATCGACGAGTTCCAGGTGCGGGTGTATGACCCGCGCGAGCAGCGGGATGCATCCTCGCCCGTCCTCGTGTTTGCGCACGGGGGCGGCTGGGTCACCGGCTCGCTGGAGACGCACGACCCGGTGTGCCGTCGCCTGGCGACGCTGACGGGTCTACCGGTTGTTGCCATCGATTACCGTCTCGGACCGGAGTTCCCTTTTCCTGCCGGACACATGGACTGCCGCCGTGCGGTCGAATGGGTTCGCGATGAGGCGCAGGCTCGTAGCTGGAACCCGCAGCGCATCGTCACCATTGGCGACAGCGCCGGTGGTGGACTTGCGACAGTGCTGGCGTACCTGCCGGAGATGCAGGTCGAGGGCACGAAGGTGACCGCTCAAGTGCTGCTGTACCCGGTGCTGGACATTGCCGAAGAGAGCGTTGGCTACGAGCGCATCGCTGAGGGCTTCCCACTAACGGCTGACACGATGCGCTGGTTTGCCGAGCACCTGCTCGCCGACCCGGCAGATGCGCGTGACGAGCGAGTTTCGCCCGCGCAGCACGTCAAGGTTGGTGACGCCCCGCAGCCGCCGGCGCTGGTTTTGGCGCTCGGCCTCGACCCGCTCGGTGTTGAAGCCGTTGAGTACGCGCGTGTGATTGCGCTCAACGGCACGCACGTTGAGTTGCTGCACCTGCCGAACCACGCGCACGGGCTCTTCACATCCGCAGGCAAGATTGCCATGGGTGCCAAGATGCTCGAGCGTTCGGCGCAGTTCATCGCTGAGCACGCGTAG
- a CDS encoding ATP-dependent Clp protease ATP-binding subunit: MFERFTDRARRVIVLAQEEAKLLNHNYIGTEHLLLGLIHEGDGVAAKALESLDISLEAVREQVQDIIGKGQHKPGGHIPFTPRAKKVLELSLREALQLGHNYIGTEHLLLGLIREGEGVAAQVLVKLGADLNSVRQQVIQLLAGFQGKETVGVGADNSASNANVKGSAVLDQFGENLSQLARENKLDPVIGREKEIERVMQILSRRTKNNPVLIGEPGVGKTAVIEGLAQAIVAGEVPETLKDKQVYALDLGSLIAGSRYRGDFEERLKKVTKEIKTRGDIIVFIDEIHTLVGAGSAEGAIDAANILKPMLARGEMQTIGATTLDEYKKHFEKDAALERRFQSVLVDEPSVQHTINILKGLRDKYEAFHKVTITDEAIVAAVQLSDRYVSDRQLPDKAIDLIDEAGARLRLSVLSSPPELRELDEKIAKVRAEKETAIDTQDFEEAASLRDSEKQLLGERLRLEKQWKAGEVQATGTVDSGLIAEVLAQATGIPVYKLTEEETARLVFMEEALHQRVIGQDEAVKALSRTIRRTRAGLKDPNRPSGSFIFAGPTGVGKTELAKALAEFLFDDESALITLDMSEFGEKHTVSRLFGAPPGFVGFEEGGQLTEKVRRKPFSVVLFDEIEKAHADIFNSLLQILEEGRLTDGQGRVVDFKNTVIIMTTNLGTKGIAGGPVGFQVEGDTQTSYENMKAKVNEELKKHFKPEFLNRVDDTIVFPQLSPKELLEIVNLFTKRLADRMLDQDMTIEISDEARQQLIKIGYDPALGARPLRRAMQQEVEDQLSELILRGELRGGDHVAVDYADGEFGFDVKRPERVSAAAAEGNTAAGIAEAGASIAGRDDAAEE, encoded by the coding sequence ATGTTTGAACGCTTTACCGACCGCGCCCGCCGCGTGATCGTGCTCGCCCAGGAAGAGGCGAAGCTGCTCAACCACAACTACATTGGCACCGAGCACCTGCTGCTCGGCCTCATTCACGAGGGTGACGGTGTGGCAGCAAAGGCGCTCGAATCGCTCGACATCTCGCTCGAAGCCGTGCGCGAACAGGTGCAAGACATCATCGGCAAGGGGCAGCACAAGCCCGGTGGCCACATCCCCTTCACGCCGCGTGCGAAGAAGGTGCTGGAGCTTTCGCTGCGTGAAGCATTGCAACTGGGGCACAACTACATTGGCACCGAGCACCTGCTGCTCGGGCTGATCCGCGAAGGAGAAGGCGTCGCCGCGCAGGTGCTCGTCAAGCTCGGTGCAGACCTGAACTCGGTGCGTCAGCAGGTGATTCAGCTGCTTGCCGGCTTCCAGGGCAAAGAGACCGTCGGTGTTGGAGCTGACAACTCGGCCTCGAACGCGAACGTCAAGGGCTCGGCGGTACTCGACCAGTTCGGCGAAAACCTCTCGCAGCTCGCGCGCGAAAACAAGCTCGACCCGGTGATCGGCCGCGAGAAAGAGATCGAACGCGTGATGCAGATTCTCTCGCGCCGAACCAAGAACAACCCGGTACTCATCGGTGAACCTGGCGTCGGTAAGACCGCGGTGATCGAAGGGCTCGCGCAGGCGATCGTTGCCGGCGAAGTGCCCGAAACCCTGAAAGACAAGCAGGTGTACGCGCTCGACCTCGGCTCGCTGATCGCTGGCTCGCGCTACCGCGGTGACTTCGAAGAGCGCCTGAAGAAGGTCACCAAAGAGATCAAGACCCGCGGTGACATCATCGTCTTTATCGACGAGATCCACACCCTGGTTGGTGCAGGCTCGGCCGAAGGCGCCATCGACGCTGCCAACATCCTCAAGCCCATGCTGGCTCGCGGCGAGATGCAGACCATCGGTGCGACCACGCTCGACGAGTACAAGAAGCACTTTGAAAAGGATGCGGCGCTTGAGCGTCGATTCCAGTCGGTGCTTGTTGACGAGCCGTCCGTGCAGCACACCATCAATATCCTGAAGGGACTGCGCGACAAGTACGAAGCATTCCACAAGGTCACCATCACCGATGAGGCGATTGTCGCGGCGGTGCAGCTCTCCGACCGTTATGTATCCGACCGACAGCTGCCTGACAAGGCCATCGACCTGATCGACGAGGCCGGTGCCCGACTGCGCCTTTCAGTGCTCTCGTCGCCGCCGGAGCTGCGTGAACTCGACGAGAAGATCGCCAAGGTACGTGCCGAGAAGGAAACCGCGATCGACACCCAGGACTTCGAAGAAGCCGCATCCCTGCGCGATAGCGAGAAGCAGCTGCTCGGCGAGCGCCTGCGACTCGAGAAGCAGTGGAAGGCCGGCGAAGTGCAGGCAACCGGCACGGTCGACTCGGGGCTCATTGCCGAGGTGCTCGCGCAGGCCACCGGTATTCCGGTGTACAAGCTCACCGAAGAAGAGACCGCGCGGCTCGTATTTATGGAAGAGGCCCTGCACCAGCGGGTTATCGGTCAGGATGAGGCCGTCAAGGCGCTCTCGCGCACAATTCGTCGTACGCGTGCCGGCCTGAAAGACCCGAACCGTCCATCCGGTTCGTTTATCTTCGCCGGACCGACCGGTGTAGGTAAGACCGAGCTCGCAAAGGCACTGGCGGAGTTCCTGTTTGATGACGAGTCCGCGCTGATCACGCTCGATATGTCGGAGTTCGGTGAAAAGCACACGGTCTCGCGACTGTTCGGAGCGCCTCCTGGGTTCGTTGGATTTGAAGAGGGCGGACAGCTTACCGAGAAGGTGCGTCGTAAGCCGTTCTCAGTTGTGCTGTTCGACGAGATCGAGAAGGCGCACGCCGATATCTTCAACTCGCTGTTGCAGATCCTCGAAGAGGGCCGACTGACCGACGGGCAGGGGCGCGTGGTCGACTTTAAGAACACCGTCATCATCATGACCACGAACCTCGGTACCAAGGGCATCGCCGGTGGGCCGGTTGGATTCCAGGTTGAGGGTGACACGCAGACGTCATACGAAAACATGAAGGCGAAGGTGAACGAAGAGCTCAAGAAGCACTTCAAGCCGGAGTTCCTCAACCGTGTTGACGACACGATCGTGTTCCCGCAGCTTTCGCCGAAGGAACTGCTGGAGATCGTCAACCTGTTCACGAAGCGTTTGGCCGATCGCATGCTCGACCAGGACATGACGATCGAGATTTCGGACGAGGCGCGTCAACAGCTCATCAAGATCGGGTACGACCCGGCGCTGGGTGCGCGACCGCTGCGCCGTGCGATGCAGCAGGAGGTCGAAGACCAGCTGTCGGAGCTCATCCTGCGTGGCGAACTGCGCGGCGGCGACCACGTGGCGGTCGACTATGCCGACGGCGAATTCGGGTTTGATGTGAAGCGCCCCGAGCGTGTGTCGGCTGCGGCTGCCGAGGGGAACACCGCGGCGGGAATCGCAGAGGCTGGTGCGTCGATCGCTGGCCGGGACGACGCGGCTGAGGAGTAG
- the lysS gene encoding lysine--tRNA ligase, which translates to MSNAQQAALTAEEISEQKQVRLEKRDRMIEAGLAPYPLALPITTTIDEVVAKHQGLSADEKTGETVGVTGRVMHIRNTGKLAFAALQSGTGAKIQAMLSLAEVGEQALAQWKEFVDLGDVVFVSGEVISSRRGELSVMATEWKMASKSLRPLPTLHAELSEEVRVRQRYLDLITREGARQMVKTRAATNASLRETFAAHGFTEVETPMLQTLHGGAAARPFSTHSNAFDTELYLRIAPELYLKRALVGGLDRVFEINRNFRNEGADSTHSPEFAMLEAYQAYGDYNSIADLTQELVQNAAKAVSGDGSMVVTWADGTKFDLGGEWPRISMYESLSERSGVQVTPDTSVEELSGIAAREGVEVTLPTHGKLVEELWEHFVKGELERPTFVMDFPIDTSPLTAKHRSTHGVVEKWDLYVRGFELATGYSELIDPVDQRARFVEQAREAARGDDEAMQLDEEFLTAMEFGMPPAGGMGMGIDRLLMALTGLGIRETVLFPLVK; encoded by the coding sequence ATGTCTAACGCCCAGCAGGCAGCCCTCACCGCCGAAGAAATTTCGGAACAGAAGCAGGTGCGCCTCGAAAAGCGCGACCGCATGATTGAAGCTGGGCTCGCACCCTACCCGCTTGCGCTGCCGATCACGACCACCATCGACGAGGTCGTCGCCAAGCACCAGGGTCTGAGCGCGGATGAGAAAACCGGCGAGACCGTTGGCGTAACTGGGCGCGTCATGCACATCCGCAACACCGGGAAGCTGGCATTCGCTGCGCTGCAATCCGGTACCGGAGCGAAGATTCAAGCGATGCTCTCGCTCGCCGAAGTTGGCGAGCAGGCGCTGGCACAATGGAAGGAGTTTGTTGACCTCGGCGACGTTGTCTTCGTATCTGGCGAGGTGATCTCCTCGCGTCGCGGAGAGCTCTCGGTGATGGCGACCGAATGGAAGATGGCATCCAAGTCGCTACGGCCGCTGCCGACACTGCACGCAGAACTCAGCGAAGAAGTGCGGGTGCGACAGCGCTACCTCGACCTCATCACCCGTGAGGGCGCGCGGCAAATGGTAAAGACCCGTGCGGCGACCAACGCGTCGCTTCGTGAAACCTTTGCCGCCCACGGCTTCACCGAAGTTGAGACGCCCATGCTGCAGACCCTGCACGGTGGTGCAGCTGCACGCCCGTTCTCGACCCACTCGAACGCCTTCGACACCGAGCTGTACCTGCGCATCGCACCCGAGCTGTACCTCAAGCGCGCGCTGGTGGGCGGTCTTGACCGCGTGTTCGAGATCAACCGCAACTTCCGCAACGAAGGTGCCGACTCGACCCACTCGCCCGAATTCGCGATGCTCGAGGCATACCAGGCCTATGGCGACTACAACTCAATCGCCGACCTCACCCAAGAGCTCGTGCAGAACGCTGCGAAGGCCGTGTCGGGCGACGGATCCATGGTCGTGACCTGGGCAGATGGCACCAAGTTCGACCTTGGTGGTGAGTGGCCGCGAATCTCGATGTACGAATCGCTTTCGGAGCGCTCGGGCGTGCAGGTCACCCCGGACACGTCGGTGGAGGAACTCAGCGGCATCGCCGCTCGCGAGGGCGTCGAGGTGACGCTGCCCACGCACGGCAAGCTCGTCGAAGAACTGTGGGAACACTTCGTGAAGGGTGAGCTCGAGCGGCCGACGTTTGTGATGGACTTCCCGATCGACACCTCGCCGCTCACCGCGAAGCACCGCTCTACGCATGGCGTTGTCGAGAAGTGGGACCTTTACGTGCGTGGATTCGAGCTGGCCACCGGCTACTCCGAGCTGATCGACCCGGTCGACCAGCGGGCACGCTTCGTAGAACAGGCACGCGAAGCCGCCCGAGGTGATGACGAAGCCATGCAGCTCGACGAAGAATTCCTAACCGCGATGGAGTTCGGAATGCCCCCGGCAGGTGGCATGGGAATGGGAATCGACCGCCTGCTGATGGCCCTCACCGGGCTCGGCATCCGCGAAACCGTCCTCTTCCCACTGGTTAAGTAA